One part of the Raphanus sativus cultivar WK10039 chromosome 7, ASM80110v3, whole genome shotgun sequence genome encodes these proteins:
- the LOC108810298 gene encoding 1-aminocyclopropane-1-carboxylate oxidase 5-like, with translation MAVPVIDFSKINGDEREKTLSEIARACEEWGFFQLVNHGIPLELLDKVKTLSSECYKTEREEAFKTSTPVKLLNELLQKNSTEKLENVDWEDNFTLLGHNQNEWSCNTSNFKETMVEYRGEVRKLASKMMEVMDENLGLPKGYIKKAFNEGMEDGEETAFFGTKVSHYPPCPHPELVNGLRAHTDAGGVVLLFQDDEYDGLQVLKDGEWIDVQPLPNAIVINTGDQIEVLSNGRYKSAWHRVLARENGNRRSIASFYNPSYKAAIGPPEMKTSAEEKSEKKYPKYVFGDYMDVYANQKFMPKEPRFLAVKTL, from the exons ATGGCGGTTCCTGTGATTGATTTCTCCAAGATCAATGGTGATGAAAGGGAGAAGACACTCTCTGAAATCGCTAGAGCTTGCGAAGAGTGGGGATTCTTTCAG CTGGTGAACCATGGGATTCCCTTGGAGCTTCTTGACAAGGTGAAGACGCTAAGCTCAGAGTGCTacaaaacagagagagaagaagCATTCAAGACCTCAACACCCGTGAAGCTGCTAAacgaattgcttcagaaaaacTCCACGGAGAAACTCGAGAACGTTGACTGGGAAGATAACTTCACTCTCTTAGGCCATAACCAAAACGAATGGTCATGCAACACTTCTAACTTCAA agagacgATGGTAGAATACAGAGGAGAAGTGAGGAAGCTAGCGAGCAAGATGATGGAAGTGATGGATGAGAACTTGGGTTTGCCTAAAGGTTACATAAAGAAAGCTTTTAACGAAGGGATGGAAGATGGAGAAGAGACAGCTTTCTTTGGAACCAAAGTCAGCCATTACCCACCTTGTCCTCATCCAGAGCTTGTCAATGGCCTTCGAGCTCATACTGATGCAGGAGGTGTCGTTTTGTTGTTCCAAGACGATGAGTACGATGGTCTTCAAGTGTTGAAAGATGGAGAGTGGATCGATGTTCAGCCGTTGCCTAATGCTATCGTTATCAACACTGGTGATCAGATTGAAGTTCTTAGCAACGGAAG GTACAAGAGTGCATGGCACAGGGTGTTGGCCAGGGAAAACGGAAACCGGAGGTCCATAGCTTCCTTCTACAACCCGTCGTACAAGGCAGCCATTGGTCCACCAGAGATGAAGACATCGGCTGAGGAAAAAAGTGAAAAGAAGTATCCAAAGTATGTGTTTGGAGATTATATGGATGTCTATGCAAACCAGAAGTTCATGCCTAAAGAACCTCGTTTTCTAGCTGTAAAGACTCTCTAA
- the LOC108816113 gene encoding caffeoylshikimate esterase-like, whose amino-acid sequence MTWFAYAKRSPIDGVSDELNLIASEKLDQATARRRVRSAFVDLQLKLDHCLFKKAPAGISTEEWYERNLKGEEVFCKSWLPEDGVDIKAAVYFCHGYGSTCTFFFDGVAKQLAGSGYGVYAIDHPGFGLSDGLHGHIPSFDDLVENAIEQFSKMKGRTELRKVPSFLFGQSMGGAIALKMHLKEPQAWDGLILVAPMCKFTEDVKPPKLVLNALILMSTIFPKTKLFPKKDIRPLFYREPSKRKLSYFDVICYDDQTRLKTAVELLNAANDIEMQINKVSSPMLILHGDADIVTDPTVSKFLYEQATSQDKTLKLYPGGYHCLLEGDTDENIFTAINDIVAWLDAHTTPK is encoded by the exons ATGACTTGGTTTGCCTACGCGAAACGATCTCCGATAGATGGCGTGAGCGATGAGCTGAACCTGATCGCCTCAGAGAAGTTAGATCAAGCTACCGCAAGAAGACGCGTCCGTTCCGCTTTCGTTGATTTGCAGCTGAAGCTCGATCACTGCTTGTTCAAG AAAGCTCCGGCAGGGATCAGTACAGAGGAG TGGTATGAGAGAAATTTGAAAGGAGAGGAAGTTTTCTGTAAGAGTTGGTTGCCCGAAGATGGCGTTGATATTAAAGCTGCGGTGTATTTCTGTCACGGCTACGGAAGCACTTGCACTTTCTTCTTTGATG gcGTAGCAAAGCAACTAGCTGGTTCTGGTTATGGAGTTTATGCTATAGACCATCCTGGTTTTGGCCTCTCTGATGGTTTACATGGTCACATCCCAAGTTTTGATGACTTAGTTGAAAATGCTATTGAACAGTTCAGCAAAATGAAAG GGAGAACTGAATTGAGAAAGGTGCCTAGCTTCCTATTCGGACAGTCAATGGGAGGAGCTATTGCCTTGAAAATGCATCTGAAAGAACCTCAAGCTTGGGATGGTCTTATCCTTGTGGCTCCAATGTGTAAG TTTACAGAAGATGTAAAACCTCCTAAGCTAGTCTTGAATGCGTTAATCTTGATGTCGACAATATTCCCGAAAACAAAGCTCTTTCCAAAGAAAGACATTCGTCCGCTGTTCTACAGAGAACCAAGCAAAAGAAAACTG TCCTACTTTGATGTGATTTGCTACGATGATCAAACACGTCTGAAAACCGCTGTTGAACTTCTAAATGCGGCAAATGACATTGAGATGCAAATTAATAAG GTCTCATCGCCAATGTTGATTCTACATGGAGACGCGGATATAGTCACAGATCCCACCGTGAGCAAGTTCCTTTACGAGCAAGCAACCAGCCAAGACAAAACCCTAAAACTCTATCCAGGTGGCTACCATTGCCTTCTTGAAGGTGACACAGACGAAAACATTTTCACCGCAATCAACGACATCGTTGCTTGGCTTGATGCCCACACCACTCCCAAGTAA